A genomic window from Methanobacterium sp. BRmetb2 includes:
- a CDS encoding gamma carbonic anhydrase family protein translates to MIHETVKIFPGAKLIGKVKIGQNSSIWYNAVLRGDIEEIKVGKFSNVQDNCVVHASKNHPILIDDYVSVGHAAVLHGCTIHANCIIGMNSTILNQVEIGKNSIVGAGAVVTEGKKFPARSLILGIPAKQVRELKEEEIKSIKDNALRYVELAKKSDYHGQSKKNCRRT, encoded by the coding sequence ATGATTCATGAAACTGTAAAAATATTTCCCGGAGCAAAACTCATTGGCAAAGTCAAAATTGGCCAAAATTCTTCAATATGGTATAATGCAGTTTTGAGGGGAGATATAGAAGAAATCAAAGTTGGAAAATTTTCAAATGTACAGGATAACTGCGTGGTACATGCTTCCAAAAACCATCCAATTTTAATTGACGATTACGTATCTGTGGGACATGCAGCAGTTCTCCACGGCTGTACCATCCATGCCAATTGTATAATTGGAATGAATTCCACTATCCTTAACCAGGTTGAAATAGGGAAAAACAGTATTGTTGGTGCTGGAGCCGTGGTTACAGAGGGTAAAAAATTTCCGGCACGAAGTTTAATACTGGGGATACCCGCAAAACAGGTCCGAGAACTTAAAGAAGAAGAGATAAAATCTATTAAAGATAATGCTTTACGATATGTAGAACTGGCAAAAAAAAGTGATTACCATGGTCAAAGTAAAAAAAATTGTAGAAGAACTTGA
- a CDS encoding glucose-1-phosphate thymidylyltransferase, protein MKAVIITAGEGTRMRPLTLNRPKTMLPVGGKPILQHNVEALHKAGVSEITMVVGYKKEVIMNYFGDGSLFGVNIGYVEQKERLGTAHAIGKTRDLINDDFVVLNGDILVDPQLIVNLIEKYNSKKYAKAVLVLTEVEDPTLYGVVEIDEDEIKKIVEKPSLEEAPSNLINAGIYLFDTDIFDAIDKTEKSERNEYEITDSITYYINKGLVVLGLQSERRWIDIGRPWELLEVNEELIKDVKGKIDGRIEKGVTIEGPVVIGKESIIRSGSYIQGPVFIGDGCDIGPNCYLRKYSSIGHNVRIGNAVEIKNSIIMNNTNVNHLSYVGDSVIGENCNIAAGTNIANLRFDDENVQIEVKGKKIDSDRRKMGVIFADGVKTGINTSFNPGVKVGEGAAISAGAIIHKDIPSKMLVLVKQNHEIIKINNYKKEK, encoded by the coding sequence ATGAAGGCCGTCATAATTACAGCGGGTGAAGGCACAAGGATGCGACCATTAACCTTGAATCGCCCCAAAACCATGCTGCCTGTTGGGGGCAAACCAATATTACAACACAATGTAGAAGCACTACATAAGGCAGGTGTCTCTGAAATAACCATGGTGGTAGGCTATAAAAAAGAAGTTATAATGAATTATTTTGGTGACGGGTCTCTATTCGGAGTAAATATCGGATATGTGGAACAAAAAGAAAGATTGGGAACAGCACATGCCATTGGAAAAACTCGTGACCTAATTAATGACGATTTTGTAGTCTTAAATGGAGATATATTAGTAGATCCGCAACTTATTGTTAATTTAATAGAAAAATATAATTCTAAAAAGTATGCAAAAGCAGTTTTAGTTTTAACTGAAGTTGAAGACCCTACTTTATACGGCGTGGTTGAGATAGACGAGGATGAAATAAAAAAAATCGTTGAAAAGCCCAGTCTAGAGGAAGCCCCCAGTAATCTAATAAATGCCGGCATATATCTTTTTGATACGGATATATTTGATGCCATAGATAAAACAGAGAAATCTGAAAGAAATGAATACGAAATAACTGATTCTATCACTTACTACATTAATAAGGGTTTGGTGGTTTTAGGACTCCAATCTGAAAGAAGATGGATAGATATTGGAAGGCCCTGGGAACTTTTAGAAGTTAACGAAGAACTTATAAAGGACGTTAAAGGGAAAATTGATGGTAGAATTGAAAAAGGAGTGACTATCGAAGGTCCTGTGGTTATTGGGAAGGAAAGTATAATTAGATCAGGTTCATATATACAGGGACCAGTTTTCATCGGCGATGGGTGTGATATTGGTCCTAACTGTTATTTAAGAAAATATTCCAGCATCGGCCATAACGTGAGAATTGGTAATGCTGTTGAAATAAAAAATTCAATTATCATGAATAATACTAATGTGAATCATCTCTCCTATGTTGGGGATTCGGTTATTGGAGAAAATTGTAATATTGCAGCAGGTACAAATATAGCCAATCTCCGTTTTGATGATGAAAATGTGCAAATAGAGGTTAAAGGCAAAAAAATTGATAGTGACAGACGTAAAATGGGAGTAATATTTGCAGACGGCGTGAAAACCGGTATTAATACCAGTTTCAATCCTGGAGTAAAGGTAGGTGAGGGAGCCGCCATAAGTGCGGGGGCTATAATTCACAAAGATATACCCTCAAAAATGCTTGTTTTAGTTAAACAAAACCATGAAATCATCAAAATTAACAATTACAAAAAGGAAAAATAA
- the glmM gene encoding phosphoglucosamine mutase translates to MDDDIPKLFGTSGIRGKVDEKITPELAMDVGKALATYIGGKNRNIVIGYDTRVSSEMLENSIISGILRCGCNVLKVGMVPTPVVGYATMKLQADAGIMITASHNTAEYNGIKLWNNSGMAYTQEQERAIERIIHNNEFKEETWEHIGKIKDIKYIISYYMDELLKRVKIKHHIKVVVDCGNGAGSLISPILFRKAGCDVIALNCQPDGFFPGRNPEPNEENLQELMKVVKATKADLGIAHDGDADRMIAVDDKGNIADFDKTLALVSSMIGGKVVTTVDASVCVEECVKNVGGEVLLTKVGDVHVAEAIADHDASFGGEPSGTWLHPDFCMCPDGILSGLKLAEIVTEHGSLFKLLEDIPSYPTIRDKIICDNIDKERIMESVREELHHNFNEVADVNYIDGVRITMTDGSWVLVRPSGTESYIRITLEAKTPEMASEIRNISTEFIRGML, encoded by the coding sequence ATGGATGATGACATTCCGAAACTTTTTGGTACCTCTGGTATACGTGGAAAAGTGGATGAAAAAATAACTCCAGAACTTGCTATGGACGTAGGAAAAGCTTTGGCTACTTATATTGGTGGAAAAAATCGTAATATTGTTATAGGCTACGATACTAGAGTTTCAAGTGAAATGCTCGAAAACTCAATAATTTCAGGTATATTAAGGTGCGGGTGTAATGTTTTAAAAGTAGGGATGGTGCCTACTCCGGTAGTAGGATACGCTACCATGAAACTCCAGGCTGACGCAGGAATAATGATCACTGCCTCTCACAACACTGCAGAATATAATGGAATAAAACTATGGAATAACAGTGGTATGGCTTACACACAGGAACAGGAAAGAGCCATAGAAAGAATAATTCACAATAATGAGTTTAAAGAGGAAACCTGGGAACATATAGGTAAAATAAAGGATATAAAATATATTATATCCTACTATATGGACGAACTGCTTAAAAGGGTAAAAATCAAACATCATATAAAGGTGGTTGTAGACTGTGGTAACGGTGCCGGCTCATTGATATCTCCCATCCTATTTCGAAAAGCAGGGTGCGACGTCATAGCTCTCAACTGTCAACCTGACGGTTTTTTCCCCGGTAGGAACCCAGAACCAAACGAAGAAAATTTGCAAGAGCTTATGAAGGTAGTTAAAGCAACTAAAGCTGATTTAGGTATCGCTCATGATGGTGATGCTGATAGAATGATTGCTGTGGATGACAAAGGGAATATAGCTGATTTTGACAAGACTTTAGCTTTAGTTTCCAGTATGATCGGAGGTAAAGTTGTAACCACTGTAGATGCTTCAGTTTGTGTAGAAGAATGTGTGAAAAATGTTGGTGGAGAAGTTTTACTAACTAAAGTAGGTGATGTTCACGTTGCAGAAGCTATAGCAGATCATGATGCTTCATTTGGGGGAGAACCATCAGGTACATGGTTACATCCTGATTTCTGTATGTGTCCTGACGGTATATTGTCTGGTTTAAAACTTGCGGAAATAGTTACTGAACATGGATCACTGTTTAAACTCCTAGAAGACATCCCCAGTTACCCTACAATACGTGATAAAATAATCTGTGATAATATAGATAAAGAGAGGATTATGGAAAGTGTAAGAGAAGAGCTTCACCATAACTTTAATGAAGTGGCTGATGTGAATTATATTGATGGTGTTCGAATCACTATGACCGATGGAAGTTGGGTGTTGGTAAGACCATCAGGTACAGAGTCATATATTCGGATCACCTTAGAAGCCAAAACTCCTGAGATGGCTTCTGAGATTCGAAATATTTCTACAGAATTTATAAGAGGTATGTTATGA
- a CDS encoding phosphoglycerate mutase (catalyzes the interconversion of 3-phosphoglycerate and 2-phosphoglycerate; this enzyme does not require the cofactor 2,3-bisphosphoglycerate as a phosphate donor; BPG-independent PGAM; aPGAM): MKGIIMIIDGMADRPINELGNKTPLEFAKTPNMNELARKGINGIMDPIKPGIRPGSDTAHISILGYDPYTVYTGRGPFEAAGVGLDVHAGDIAFRCNFSTVSDEGIITDRRAGRIRDGTDKISQSINSIKLNGFEDINIIFKESTGHRAVLVLRGEGLSDKVSAADPKHDGKPPKKVKPLDNTKSAAKTAEILNKLVEESYNLLKEHPINLERIKNGENPANIILPRGAGAVPDVPPFNEKYGLKSACIAETGLIKGIGKLTGMDLIDVEGATGGIDTNLPNITESIIDTAQSDYDFILINIDGADEAGHDGNLDEKVKFIEKVDEVIGKIKELNNLYFILTADHSTPISVMDHTGDPVPIIISGPEVRVDDVEIFSERSAAHGGLCRIRGSDIMNILTDLMNKSEKFGA; encoded by the coding sequence GTGAAAGGAATAATAATGATAATAGATGGAATGGCTGACCGGCCCATAAATGAGCTTGGAAATAAAACACCACTTGAATTTGCTAAAACACCAAACATGAATGAATTGGCAAGAAAAGGAATAAATGGAATAATGGACCCCATAAAGCCAGGTATAAGACCTGGGAGTGATACAGCACATATTTCTATTCTTGGATACGATCCTTACACAGTTTATACTGGTCGTGGGCCTTTTGAAGCTGCAGGAGTAGGATTAGATGTTCATGCAGGAGATATTGCTTTTCGATGCAATTTTTCCACAGTCAGTGATGAGGGAATTATCACCGATAGAAGAGCAGGTCGGATAAGAGATGGGACGGATAAAATATCCCAGAGCATTAATTCCATTAAATTAAACGGTTTTGAAGACATAAATATCATTTTTAAGGAATCTACCGGGCACAGGGCAGTTTTAGTACTTCGAGGAGAAGGATTATCTGATAAAGTTTCAGCTGCTGATCCAAAACATGACGGCAAGCCCCCAAAAAAGGTTAAACCTCTTGATAATACCAAAAGCGCAGCTAAAACCGCGGAAATATTAAACAAACTGGTTGAAGAATCGTATAATTTACTAAAAGAACATCCCATCAATCTAGAACGAATAAAAAATGGTGAAAACCCTGCAAATATAATACTCCCCCGGGGTGCAGGTGCTGTTCCAGATGTCCCTCCCTTCAATGAAAAATACGGTTTAAAATCTGCTTGTATAGCAGAAACCGGTTTAATTAAAGGTATTGGAAAATTAACTGGCATGGATTTAATTGATGTTGAAGGAGCAACTGGTGGTATTGACACTAATCTCCCCAATATAACCGAAAGTATTATTGATACTGCTCAAAGCGATTATGACTTCATCTTAATCAATATTGATGGTGCAGATGAAGCTGGACATGACGGTAATCTTGATGAAAAAGTCAAGTTTATTGAAAAAGTGGATGAAGTAATTGGAAAAATAAAGGAACTGAATAATTTATACTTCATCTTAACTGCAGATCATTCCACCCCAATTTCTGTAATGGACCACACTGGAGATCCGGTTCCCATCATAATTTCCGGGCCAGAAGTAAGAGTAGATGATGTAGAAATCTTTAGTGAAAGATCAGCTGCACATGGCGGACTATGCAGGATTAGGGGTAGCGACATTATGAATATTCTAACGGATCTCATGAATAAATCAGAGAAATTTGGTGCATAA